In Phaseolus vulgaris cultivar G19833 chromosome 3, P. vulgaris v2.0, whole genome shotgun sequence, the sequence TTTTCTACTTGATATCAAGATGATTATGCTACGGAAATTTCAGGAAGCAGCTAAGATGCTGGAATCAGATTCTCCTCCTGAATGTAAGTCCCTGCAAACGTTCCTATAAAATATAGAGAAACTTTCGCAACTACGTAAAAGACTACTGCAAAATCTGAAACTACAAGAAGCAAAAAAAGCATAATGCTGAaaaaaatagagataataaGATTTATCAGATCAGAGTTTATGAAAATATTCTTTTTCACCTTATAGGACCTATTTTAGGCACGAAATCAGTGTTACAAATTTGTAATAGGGgagaaatttggtttcttttctcttttggttttacctttcagGATTTAAATGGATAGAGAATGCATAATTACAGAGAACAGGGactcctattttttttttcactactATTTTGAACATCATAAGTACAACTTCATTTGAGTTTCATTACAACTAGGTTTTGTGATTCGTACAACTTAAGGAAATATAAGGAAAATGATTCTGTACAACTTCATTTGGGAGAACAAATTATTGAAAACTTAAGACAAACTGATATTCATTACACAAAAGAATTATGAACTGGCTATCTTTTTAGTTCATAAGTATCATTTGAAAAATCTAGTAAAAAATCTCTCTAATATTACTATTGAAACACCATTGCCCCTACCCCTTAATGCAGATGATTCTGACGAACACTATAAGCCACTACCAGCTGGTTTGACTGATCCACGAGATGAGAAGGTGATTCCAGTGGCCATTCAAGGCATTCCTCACAGGAACTTTATTGAAGTTTTATTTAGCCTTAAAAGTTGTGTTAAATTCTGGTGTGCAGGTCCCTTTACTAAAGAACATCTACTGGAAAGAATTATTAGTCCTTGTCTATGTCTGGGTGGCTTTTCTCATTGTCCAGATTATTAAGGTAGTTAACTTTTTATATTTGGTTTGATTTTCTAATTCAGTCACGTGCATGCAGTTGTGGGTTTTGAAATTTATGTACTCAATCTGAAGCAAAAGGTCATTGGTTCAAAATCCTTGCTTGAGACTGCGGGTTTGGCTAAGTGATAAAAGCTTAATCTAAGAAAACGCTATATGTTTATTGAATATGCACCTTATATTTGTTTCAATGCAGACATACAGCAAAACTTGCTCCATACTGTACTGGGTTCTAAATTCTCTGCAGGTAAACATTCTATATTTCAGCAAATAATTGTGTGTGTGTGGGCTTCCGCTATTATCTCTAGTTGTGTACTTCGTACACCAGTTTGGATAAGTTAACAAACCCATTAGAGAAAGACAAATTTGTATTGGGGCTACAACTGTAGAATTGGTAACAAAGACGTTTGCATGAAGGAGGTAGTTGACAAATGAATTGAAAACTGTTGGCGAAGTAAATTACTAATTTACTACAAACTATCAAATGACTACCAAGAAAGAAGACATGACAACCTGAATCAAGATAATCTATAGGAAATTTTCTCTTAACTTTATTGGCAACagatataaaagaaaatgatgATATATAGTATGCATGTATGTGTGTAAGGGCTGATTTCTTAAGCTGAAGTTCACATCTTTGCTGAAAGTTGTATAATAAGATTTCTCCATATGGTCTAAATGAACTTTGGCTTGCCTATTTGTCACTTTAAGGTGCCTATTGCAGTCTCTGTTACGCTTTATGAAGCCATATGCTTGTGCAATGGAACTAGAGTGATTGCATCAAAGGAAAAGGAAATTACAGATTGGAAGAAGCTTCACAAGATCTGCCTTTACTGTTCTTGTGGAATAATAGCTGGTATAGTTAGTGGACTGCTTGGTCTTGGTGGTGGCTTCATTTTAGGGCCACTCTTTCTGGAGTTGGGAATTCCTCCTCAGGTACATCATCCCTTCTTGAGCATTTACTACTCTTGAGATTTCCCAGAACAATCAGACATGAAAATATAGCCTTTATGCATGTGTCCTCTGTGGCAGGTTGCTAGTGCTACATCAACTTTTGCTATGGTTTTTTCTTCCTCCATGTCAGTGGTACAATACTATCTTCTAGAACGCTTCCCAGTTCCCTATGGTAAGAAGCAAAAAACTATAACTAAATAAAATCATTCCTGAATAGTCAATGTGTAGCAGATTTCAGAAAAGATAATGGAGAAACTCCAACTAAAGCCAATAATGTACTTTGCTATCTCCTTTCTTTAATTTCGAATTGAAATAAAGATCACCCACCACAAATAAGTATCCAAATCCCCTTTAACAGGAAATGACAcctaaaaaattgaagaaacatGAAGGAGAATGTTACTCTTAAACCATGTGTCATTTTTTAGGAAAGGGGAACAAAAAGCTATCCCAAAGAATAAAGATACGTTAGTTGCACTAGacttagattttttatttatttggtttTTTGTTTAGTATTTGAAGAGGTGATTTGTGAAAGGTACTAATGTCCTTCTTCTTATGGGATGGGGGTGGATATGCAGCTTCTTACTTTATTTTGATTGCAACCATAGCTGCGTTAACTGGTCAGCATGTGGTGAGAAAGATAATTGCTATCTTCGGACGAGCATCCATCATCATCTTTGTTCTAGCTTTCACCATTTTTTTGAGCGCAATCAGTTTAGGTACTCTCCATGATTTTAATTGGAAGTTTTGGCATTCTATTCTATTATTATGCCTTTTGTTCATTGGTTTATTATTCAAACATACTTACTTTCTCTTTTTGGGTATCACAGGTGGAGTGGGAATTGAGAACATGGTTGAGAAGATAGAGAATAATGAGTATATGGGGTTTGCAAATATCTGCCATAAATCTTAGCTCTATTTTGCCTCTGTAGAGAAGTGGAAATTCTCTATAGATTTTATGCCTTGTGAGACATTCTAGGAAC encodes:
- the LOC137808383 gene encoding sulfite exporter TauE/SafE family protein 3-like, which encodes MAFSRAAATAIWLLSWSLIMAYNVSSAERVLKDQNHESLAATEREGVLFSIIDFFWNDGGDPSKDRVWPEMKFGWRIVVGSVVGFFGAALGSVGGVGGGGIFIPMLTLIIGFDAKSSTAISKCMIMGAAVSTVYYNLRFRHPTLDLPVIDYDLALLFQPMLMLGISIGVAFNVMFADWMVTVLLIILFIATSTKALFKGIDTWKKETLMKKEAAKMLESDSPPEYDSDEHYKPLPAGLTDPRDEKVPLLKNIYWKELLVLVYVWVAFLIVQIIKTYSKTCSILYWVLNSLQVPIAVSVTLYEAICLCNGTRVIASKEKEITDWKKLHKICLYCSCGIIAGIVSGLLGLGGGFILGPLFLELGIPPQVASATSTFAMVFSSSMSVVQYYLLERFPVPYASYFILIATIAALTGQHVVRKIIAIFGRASIIIFVLAFTIFLSAISLGGVGIENMVEKIENNEYMGFANICHKS